The region ATTTTTTTGTTATAAATAAGAAATTTTTCCGTATTAGCTAGTAGGAGGACGGGAAATGATTCTTAAGAAAGCTCAGAATATTATTAAAGAAGCTGTGGATAAAGGAGTTCAGGATATTTATTTTCTGCCTAAAAAGGAGGGTTATGAGTTAATAATTAGGTCTTCTAGGGGAAGCAGTCTCCTTGAAACTTTAGATGATAAATCGGCAATTTCCTTGATAGGACACTTTAAATATCTAGCTGGAATGAATGTGGGTGAAAAAAGGCGAATTCAGCTGGGTGCCTGCCTTTATCAGCTTGAAAATGGGGAATCCCGTAGAATTAGACTGTCGACTGCAGGTGATGCCTTTGGTTTTGAAAGTTTGGTCATTAGGATTTTACACCAGGAGGAGGATGCACCTAAATTTTGGTTTGAAGGACGAAGTAAGGCAGAAGAGGTGATTAACCGCCGGGGCCTTTACTTATTTTCTGGACCTGTGGGAAGTGGTAAAACAACCCTCATGTACCTGCTTGCTCATGAAAAATTTAAGGAAAAACAAGTCATATCAATTGAAGATCCAGTTGAAATTATCCAAGATGATTTTTTACAGCTGCAAATTAATGAAACTATTGGTAATGATTATAATAGCTTGATTAAATTATCTCTAAGACACATGCCAGATTTGGTTATTGTGGGAGAGATACGGGATGAAAAAACCGCACGGGCTGTAATCAGGGCCAGTCTAACGGGTTATACTGTTTTTTCAACCATCCATGCAAGAAGTGTTGGAGGTGTTTATTCCAGATTACTTGAACTTGGGATTAAGCAGCAGGAGATAGATAATTGTCTAGTAGCAGTTACCTACCAGAGACTAATTGCAGGACGGGTATTAGTTGATTTAGAAGCTAGTAACTTTTTAAATCATAAGGGGGATGTGTGGAATGAGCAGCTTAGGCAATTATTTGAAGGGGGTCACCTATCCCTTGAACAAAAAAGTCAGGAAGAGATTATCTCTTAAGCAGCAGATAAAACTCATTCAGTTAATGAACAATTTACTGGCCAGCTCTTTTACCCTGACTGAAGTAGTTGATTTTTTAACACGCAGCAGACTAGTATCCCAAAAATTTGTTGCTATTATGGAAGACGGATTATTAGCAGGGGAAAATTTATCCACCATTCTTGAGGACTTAGGGTTTTCTAAGAATGTGGTGACCCAGGTATCCCTTGCTGATTACCACGGAAATTTACTCCTATCCTTGGGCTTGATTGAAAAACATTTAAAAAAGAGCCTTGAAATTCGTAAAAAGTTGATTCAAGTATCGACCTATCCCTTGATTCTCCTCTTCTTTTTACTGTTAATTATGCTGGGTCTAAATACCTATCTTTTTCCTCAGCTTGAAAAGGATACATTTTTAACCTTTATTATTGGAAATTTACCAGTGATCCTTAGCTTTTTTATGGCTGGACTTGTCTTTTTTACTCTTTTCATTTTTCTTTATTTAAGGAAAAAGTCGGCAATCTCAAATTATAAAAAAATAATGGTTTTACCTTATGTCTCAAGGCTTGTAAGACTTTATTTGACGGCTTATTATGCTAGGGAATGGGGCAACCTTATCGGACAAGGGATAGAGATGTGCGTGATTGCAGATATTATGCAAAATCAGAAGAGCAGACTTTTTAGGGAGCTTGGGGCTTCCCTTGAAAAGTCGATGGCAGAGGGGGTAGAATTCCATGAAAAGATTTTGAATTATCCTTTTTTCAAGGAGGAACTTGCTTTAATTATAGAGTACGGGGAGTTTAAGGCAAAATTAGGTAAAGAATTGGAACTCTATGCTAATGAATCTTGGAAGGAATTTTTTTATCAACTTGAAAGGGTACTTAATCTGATTCAACCGCTAATATTTCTCCTGGTAGCTCTCATGATTGTTGTCGTTTATGCAGCCATGTTGTTGCCCATTTATCAGAATATGGAAGGACTTGTATGAAAAAAATTTTAAAAAAAGAGGTGGCAGCCTTTACCTTAATTGAGATGCTTATGGTTTTATTAATTATCAGTGTTTTGATCTTGCTATTTGTTCCCAACCTTTCCAAACAAAAGGATAAGATTAATGAATCTGGTCAAGCAGCAGTTGTAAAGGTTGTTGAGAGTCAGGCAGATCTTTTTGAATTGACCAGCGGACAAGGGGCAAGCCTTAATAAACTTTTGGAGGCGGGTAATATAACCCAGGAACAGTACAAAAAATATAAGGAATATTATGAAAAAAATCCTAGGGAAGCTGGTAAGTTACCAGATTAGAGCCTTTACCATTTTGGAAAGTCTTCTTGCCTTGTCCATTGTTTCCTTGATTTTGCTACTATCTTCTAAATCCCTTACCCAGGTTCTATCAAAGGTTGAAGGGGAGTTATTTGTCTTAAAATTTGAAAAAATATATCGGGATACGCAGCTTCAAAGTATGGTCACAAGAAGGAGGGAGAGCTTAGAAATTAAGGATGGAATAATTTACTACCTTAACAGGAAGCTTAAGATACCAAGCATGGTAAGTTTTGAAAAATCATATGTGATAAATTTTTCCGAACGGGGTAGTAATTCGAGCCTACAAAAAATAGATATAAAATTTCCCCTGCAAAATAAGCAGGTGAGCTATCAATTATATATGGGGAGTGGTAAGTATAAGAAAACAGTTAGTTAAGGGATACGTTCTTTTAGAAAGTTTGATTGCAACCCTTCTTTTATCAGTCATTACAGGATTAATATTATGTGAGGTCGGTAAAAATAGACAGGAGCAGATCCAATCATTAAGGGAGCTGGAAGTTTTGAATACTGCTAAAATGGCCTATGATGCAAGAATAAACCATTTAGATTTGAATGGAGTTTCTGTCGAGATTAGGGAAAATTCAAATGGAGTCAGTATCTTTGACGGGAAAAAGGAGGCTATAAGGATTGAAATTAAAAATTAAGGCCTTTACCTTGCTTGAATGCCTGATAGCCCTTATTGTAATCTCAGGAAGCTTACTAGTGGTAGGAGGCCTTACAAATCTTATTGGAAAGGAGATTGCCTATGTAGCAAGAGACGAACAACTCGAGTGGCAATTATTTTGTAGCCTACTAAGGGAGGAGTTAAGGGATAGTGAATTTCTAAAGGTTGAACA is a window of Streptococcaceae bacterium ESL0729 DNA encoding:
- the comGB gene encoding competence type IV pilus assembly protein ComGB produces the protein MNKKVRKRLSLKQQIKLIQLMNNLLASSFTLTEVVDFLTRSRLVSQKFVAIMEDGLLAGENLSTILEDLGFSKNVVTQVSLADYHGNLLLSLGLIEKHLKKSLEIRKKLIQVSTYPLILLFFLLLIMLGLNTYLFPQLEKDTFLTFIIGNLPVILSFFMAGLVFFTLFIFLYLRKKSAISNYKKIMVLPYVSRLVRLYLTAYYAREWGNLIGQGIEMCVIADIMQNQKSRLFRELGASLEKSMAEGVEFHEKILNYPFFKEELALIIEYGEFKAKLGKELELYANESWKEFFYQLERVLNLIQPLIFLLVALMIVVVYAAMLLPIYQNMEGLV
- the comGE gene encoding competence type IV pilus minor pilin ComGE, with translation MVSIRKQLVKGYVLLESLIATLLLSVITGLILCEVGKNRQEQIQSLRELEVLNTAKMAYDARINHLDLNGVSVEIRENSNGVSIFDGKKEAIRIEIKN
- the comGA gene encoding competence type IV pilus ATPase ComGA, with product MILKKAQNIIKEAVDKGVQDIYFLPKKEGYELIIRSSRGSSLLETLDDKSAISLIGHFKYLAGMNVGEKRRIQLGACLYQLENGESRRIRLSTAGDAFGFESLVIRILHQEEDAPKFWFEGRSKAEEVINRRGLYLFSGPVGSGKTTLMYLLAHEKFKEKQVISIEDPVEIIQDDFLQLQINETIGNDYNSLIKLSLRHMPDLVIVGEIRDEKTARAVIRASLTGYTVFSTIHARSVGGVYSRLLELGIKQQEIDNCLVAVTYQRLIAGRVLVDLEASNFLNHKGDVWNEQLRQLFEGGHLSLEQKSQEEIIS
- the comGD gene encoding competence type IV pilus minor pilin ComGD, encoding MKKILGKLVSYQIRAFTILESLLALSIVSLILLLSSKSLTQVLSKVEGELFVLKFEKIYRDTQLQSMVTRRRESLEIKDGIIYYLNRKLKIPSMVSFEKSYVINFSERGSNSSLQKIDIKFPLQNKQVSYQLYMGSGKYKKTVS
- the comGC gene encoding competence type IV pilus major pilin ComGC — protein: MKKILKKEVAAFTLIEMLMVLLIISVLILLFVPNLSKQKDKINESGQAAVVKVVESQADLFELTSGQGASLNKLLEAGNITQEQYKKYKEYYEKNPREAGKLPD